A stretch of Miscanthus floridulus cultivar M001 chromosome 13, ASM1932011v1, whole genome shotgun sequence DNA encodes these proteins:
- the LOC136501659 gene encoding uncharacterized protein, whose product MMPEAGTAAGARGDLEDRARRRPEAMPSAYGGIEAGRLVVLAKPLPSGAGYYQPFAVVRFEDLPEELRRQIAGASGHGAGAAARPPSAAPVAAPLRGEGEGDARRYHAAHPVDVVLEEGLRRQLPAGLVSSRTNDEPTVKFAGDGNSDAVKDYSESERLILRLMEEDGTVVVHLDASRLQVLGDKEGSLFQKEKGFSHAWMGHSGDEVRAAHGYMGAFYDNSILTRENAAPVVALLLGNDHIAGPRALDSCSDGLASPREDAVPFVTEQGVYYYDVLLPPENVVPAAEALRAPRSPTYAVQVSVDAAAGGKAWDPTAVGVKAAGADDGHEHGGSLSAVLGIVVASSAATALAASTVGPATAFGLFAALVGGLSLAMASVRGR is encoded by the exons ATGATGCCCGAGGCTGGCACGGCCGCCGGAGCGCGCGGGGACCTCGAGGACCGCGCGCGTCGGCGTCCGGAGGCGATGCCGAGCGCGTACGGCGGGATCGAAGCGGGCCGCCTGGTGGTGCTAGCCAAGCCGCTGCCCTCCGGCGCAGGCTACTACCAGCCCTTTGCCGTCGTCCGTTTCGAGGACCTGCCGGAGGAACTCCGTCGGCAGATAGCCGGCGCTAGCGGCCACGGTGCCGGTGCCGCCGCGCGGCCTCCCAGCGCCGCACCGGTGGCGGCGCCCCTGCGTGGCGAAGGCGAAGGAGACGCGCGGCGGTACCACGCCGCGCACCCCGTCGACGTCGTGCTGGAGGAGGGACTCCGCCGCCAGCTGCCCGCCGGATTGGTTTCCTCCAGGACCAACGACGAGCCGACCGTCAAATTCGCCGGCGACGGAAACAGCGACGCCGTCAAGGACTACTCCGAGTCCGAGCGCCTCATCCTGCGG CTCATGGAGGAGGACGGCACGGTGGTGGTGCACCTGGACGCGTCAAGGCTCCAGGTGCTCGGCGACAAGGAGGGAAGCCTGTTCCAGAAGGAGAAAGGGTTCTCGCACGCTTGGATGGGCCACTCTGGCGACGAGGTACGCGCCGCCCACGGCTATATGGGCGCGTTCTACGACAACAGCATCCTGACGCGCGAGAACGCCGCGCCCGTCGTCGCGCTCCTCCTCGGCAACGACCACATCGCTGGACCGCGCGCGCTCGACAGCTGCTCCGACGGCCTCGCGTCCCCACGAGAGGACGCGGTGCCTTTCGTCACCGAGCAGGGCGTCTACTACTACGACGTGCTCCTGCCGCCTGAGAACGTCGTGCCCGCCGCGGAGGCGTTACGCGCCCCGCGTTCCCCTACTTACGCCGTGCAG GTCTCGGTCGACGCGGCCGCGGGCGGCAAGGCCTGGGATCCGACTGCGGTCGGTGTGAAGGCAGCCGGCGCGGACGACGGACACGAGCATGGCGGCAGCCTCTCAGCTGTGTTGGGCATCGTCGTTGCCTCCTCAGCTGCCACTGCACTCGCTGCCAGCACCGTCGGCCCAGCGACGGCGTTCGGGCTGTTCGCGGCCCTTGTCGGCGGTCTTTCCCTGGCTATGGCCAGCGTTCGCGGCCGGTAG
- the LOC136500910 gene encoding transcription factor TGAL10-like isoform X1: MGIYERQRHLVAAGVWGEPFRPDADAVALPLAAVVPTVTVATTPAPLDVVEAEEVKFGKRLLQAQQDDVAPLVEEEAPPPSSDSFGHDDDARPRDKIQVRLAQNREAARKSRLRKKAYIQNLETSRMKLAQLEQELTMARRQQHGAYGVGGGGVTPPAAAAAPVDPRVAAFELEYAHWVEEQGRQATELRAALQSHAPDVQLRVLVDAGLAHYGALFQAKARAARSDAFFVLSGVWRAPAERFFLWIGGFRSSEQLKVLAPQLDPLLELQTAEVRKLQNTARQQTLVETLMTVDVSPDGAASGGGYAAQQMASAVGKLADLVDFVDKADHLRQQTLRNMHKILTPRQAALGLLALSSLWAARPREPA, encoded by the exons ATGGGGATCTACGAGCGGCAGCGCCACCTGGTGGCGGCCGGCGTGTGGGGGGAGCCGTTCCGGCCCGACGCCGACGCCGTGGCCCTGCCCCTGGCCGCGGTCGTCCCCACGGTCACCGTGGCGACGACGCCGGCGCCGCTCGACGTCGTCGAAGCAGAGGAGGTCAAGTTCGGCAAACGCCTG TTGCAGGCACAGCAGGACGACGTCGCGCCGCTGGTGGAAGAagaagcgccgccgccgtcgtcggatAGCTTCGGCCACGACGACGACGCCAGGCCAAGAGACAAG ATTCAGGTACGGCTCGCGCAGAACAGAGAGGCAGCCCGGAAGAGCCGGCTACGGAAGAAG GCGTACATCCAGAATCTCGAGACGAGCCGCATGAAGCTCGCGCAGCTGGAGCAGGAGCTCACCATGGCAAGGCGCCAGCAGCACGGCGCGTACGgcgtgggaggaggaggagtcacaccgccggcggcggcggcggcgcccgtgGACCCGCGCGTGGCCGCGTTCGAGCTGGAGTACGCGCACTGGGTGGAGGAGCAGGGCAGGCAGGCGACGGAGTTGCGTGCGGCGCTGCAATCGCACGCGCCGGACGTGCAGCTGCGCGTGCTCGTCGACGCGGGGCTGGCGCACTACGGCGCGCTGTTCCAGGCCAAGGCGCGCGCGGCGCGGTCCGACGCCTTCTTCGTGCTGTCCGGCGTGTGGCGGGCCCCCGCGGAGCGCTTCTTCCTCTGGATCGGCGGGTTCCGCTCCTCCGAGCAGCTCAAGGTGCTGGCGCCGCAGCTGGACCCGCTCTTGGAGCTCCAGACCGCCGAGGTGCGCAAGCTGCAGAACACGGCGCGGCAGCAGACGCTCGTCGAGACCCTCATGACCGTCGACGTCTCGCCGGACGGCGCTGCCAGCGGGGGCGGGTACGCGGCGCAGCAGATGGCCAGCGCCGTGGGCAAGCTCGCCGACCTCGTCGACTTCGTGGACAAG GCGGACCATCTCCGGCAGCAGACGCTGCGAAACATGCACAAGATCCTGACGCCGCGGCAGGCGGCGTTGGGGCTGCTCGCGCTCAGCTCGCTCTGGGCGGCGCGCCCGCGGGAGCCGGCGTAA
- the LOC136500910 gene encoding transcription factor TGAL10-like isoform X2 produces the protein MGIYERQRHLVAAGVWGEPFRPDADAVALPLAAVVPTVTVATTPAPLDVVEAEEVKFGKRLLQAQQDDVAPLVEEEAPPPSSDSFGHDDDARPRDKVRLAQNREAARKSRLRKKAYIQNLETSRMKLAQLEQELTMARRQQHGAYGVGGGGVTPPAAAAAPVDPRVAAFELEYAHWVEEQGRQATELRAALQSHAPDVQLRVLVDAGLAHYGALFQAKARAARSDAFFVLSGVWRAPAERFFLWIGGFRSSEQLKVLAPQLDPLLELQTAEVRKLQNTARQQTLVETLMTVDVSPDGAASGGGYAAQQMASAVGKLADLVDFVDKADHLRQQTLRNMHKILTPRQAALGLLALSSLWAARPREPA, from the exons ATGGGGATCTACGAGCGGCAGCGCCACCTGGTGGCGGCCGGCGTGTGGGGGGAGCCGTTCCGGCCCGACGCCGACGCCGTGGCCCTGCCCCTGGCCGCGGTCGTCCCCACGGTCACCGTGGCGACGACGCCGGCGCCGCTCGACGTCGTCGAAGCAGAGGAGGTCAAGTTCGGCAAACGCCTG TTGCAGGCACAGCAGGACGACGTCGCGCCGCTGGTGGAAGAagaagcgccgccgccgtcgtcggatAGCTTCGGCCACGACGACGACGCCAGGCCAAGAGACAAG GTACGGCTCGCGCAGAACAGAGAGGCAGCCCGGAAGAGCCGGCTACGGAAGAAG GCGTACATCCAGAATCTCGAGACGAGCCGCATGAAGCTCGCGCAGCTGGAGCAGGAGCTCACCATGGCAAGGCGCCAGCAGCACGGCGCGTACGgcgtgggaggaggaggagtcacaccgccggcggcggcggcggcgcccgtgGACCCGCGCGTGGCCGCGTTCGAGCTGGAGTACGCGCACTGGGTGGAGGAGCAGGGCAGGCAGGCGACGGAGTTGCGTGCGGCGCTGCAATCGCACGCGCCGGACGTGCAGCTGCGCGTGCTCGTCGACGCGGGGCTGGCGCACTACGGCGCGCTGTTCCAGGCCAAGGCGCGCGCGGCGCGGTCCGACGCCTTCTTCGTGCTGTCCGGCGTGTGGCGGGCCCCCGCGGAGCGCTTCTTCCTCTGGATCGGCGGGTTCCGCTCCTCCGAGCAGCTCAAGGTGCTGGCGCCGCAGCTGGACCCGCTCTTGGAGCTCCAGACCGCCGAGGTGCGCAAGCTGCAGAACACGGCGCGGCAGCAGACGCTCGTCGAGACCCTCATGACCGTCGACGTCTCGCCGGACGGCGCTGCCAGCGGGGGCGGGTACGCGGCGCAGCAGATGGCCAGCGCCGTGGGCAAGCTCGCCGACCTCGTCGACTTCGTGGACAAG GCGGACCATCTCCGGCAGCAGACGCTGCGAAACATGCACAAGATCCTGACGCCGCGGCAGGCGGCGTTGGGGCTGCTCGCGCTCAGCTCGCTCTGGGCGGCGCGCCCGCGGGAGCCGGCGTAA